In Paraburkholderia sp. PGU19, a single window of DNA contains:
- a CDS encoding universal stress protein, producing MPAFNCVLLCYDGTREGQHALADGARLARDLRAQVHVLSVVNNFAWTQGADITSAMPASIVSDSVRSVLTEGLEKLAAQGIHATGHLAVGDPLDQIPFLARDLNVDLIIVGHHRTSRLARWWGGRTDGLLLDRVSCSVLVTMGPEADSNTKTDSKTASPVEHS from the coding sequence ATGCCAGCCTTCAACTGCGTTCTTCTCTGTTACGACGGCACCCGAGAGGGGCAACACGCGCTCGCGGATGGTGCCCGTTTGGCGCGGGATCTCCGGGCGCAGGTACATGTGCTTTCAGTGGTCAACAATTTTGCCTGGACACAGGGTGCGGATATTACGTCGGCAATGCCGGCCAGTATTGTCAGCGATTCGGTCAGGAGTGTGCTCACGGAAGGCCTGGAGAAACTCGCTGCGCAGGGAATTCATGCGACCGGGCACCTGGCGGTTGGTGACCCGCTGGATCAGATTCCATTCCTCGCCAGGGACCTGAACGTCGATCTGATCATTGTGGGCCATCATCGAACGAGCAGGCTCGCGCGATGGTGGGGTGGCAGGACTGACGGTCTCCTGCTCGACAGGGTCAGTTGTAGTGTGCTGGTGACCATGGGTCCAGAAGCGGATTCGAACACGAAAACAGACAGCAAGACGGCGTCGCCGGTTGAGCATTCGTAA
- a CDS encoding chloride channel protein, translating to MMSETSEHKGDFARDVRLLRISAIAAVGGVLSTVAADFLLHLIRQFTNLFFFQTLSTANRSPSQNTLGLIVIAVPVIGGLIVGLIARFGSEQIRGHGIPEAIEAILFGKSKMSPKVAILKPLASAIAIGSGGPFGAEGPIIMTGGAIGSLVAQYFHLSSAERKALLVAGAVAGMTAVFGTPVAAVLLAIELLLFELRPRSLLPVAIACAVAGFTRPLLLGSGPLFPLHTIPLGPLGIVSSAIAGVIAGALSWGLSTWLYKVEDLFGRLPIHWMWWPALGAIAVGVGGYCQPRTLGVGYDVIGDLLQNHLAVQAVISIVLVKAVIWVIALASGTSGGVLAPLLMMGAGVGALAAPYMPGGEPAVWPLIFMAATLGGMMRAPVMAAVFAFELTGDANALLPLLAAAAVAYGFTVLVMRRSILTEKIARRGYHIYREYSIDPLERHYVDEVMTRTVETIDAETTVADVLRDYFGSRQKYRAYPVVTSGVLVGMADRTLLDRIPAGKTDCPLGSFFARARPEIALPGETCRNVAARLAITGLDRVPVVEDEKTFRLLGIVSRHDLVKPSLSVFTEERELEQFRRVWVPRSTRFAPTNRRQDAPNEHVDVGH from the coding sequence ATGATGAGCGAGACAAGCGAGCACAAGGGCGATTTCGCACGGGATGTCCGTCTTCTTCGTATCAGCGCCATCGCTGCTGTCGGCGGCGTACTGAGCACCGTCGCCGCCGATTTCCTGCTGCACCTCATTCGCCAATTCACGAACCTGTTCTTCTTCCAGACGTTATCCACGGCGAACAGGTCGCCTTCCCAGAACACACTTGGGCTGATCGTGATAGCGGTGCCCGTGATTGGCGGACTGATCGTCGGATTGATCGCCCGGTTCGGGTCGGAGCAGATTCGCGGCCATGGGATACCCGAGGCTATCGAAGCGATTCTGTTTGGCAAAAGCAAGATGTCACCGAAAGTGGCGATCCTCAAGCCTCTCGCGTCGGCTATCGCCATCGGCAGTGGCGGCCCCTTTGGCGCGGAAGGCCCGATCATCATGACGGGGGGAGCAATCGGCTCGCTCGTCGCGCAATACTTCCATCTGTCCAGTGCGGAACGCAAGGCGCTCCTGGTAGCAGGCGCAGTGGCCGGCATGACCGCAGTGTTCGGCACACCCGTGGCAGCGGTGCTGCTTGCCATTGAGCTCCTGCTGTTCGAATTGCGGCCCCGCAGCCTTTTGCCCGTCGCCATCGCCTGTGCGGTGGCGGGCTTCACGCGGCCGCTATTGCTGGGTAGCGGCCCTTTGTTTCCGCTGCATACGATACCGCTCGGCCCGCTCGGTATCGTGTCGTCGGCCATCGCCGGGGTGATCGCCGGCGCGTTGTCGTGGGGATTGTCCACGTGGCTCTACAAAGTGGAAGATCTCTTCGGCAGGTTGCCGATTCACTGGATGTGGTGGCCAGCATTGGGGGCGATCGCCGTCGGGGTCGGCGGGTATTGTCAGCCACGCACGCTTGGCGTCGGATACGACGTCATCGGCGACCTGCTGCAAAACCACCTCGCCGTACAGGCCGTCATCTCGATCGTGCTCGTCAAGGCGGTCATCTGGGTGATTGCGCTAGCGTCGGGCACATCCGGCGGCGTGCTGGCCCCGTTGCTGATGATGGGCGCGGGCGTGGGTGCCCTTGCCGCCCCGTACATGCCTGGCGGGGAACCTGCCGTCTGGCCGCTCATCTTCATGGCCGCCACGCTCGGCGGCATGATGCGCGCGCCCGTGATGGCCGCCGTGTTTGCGTTCGAACTGACAGGCGACGCCAATGCCCTGCTTCCCTTGCTGGCGGCCGCGGCGGTCGCCTATGGGTTTACTGTCCTTGTCATGCGCCGCTCGATATTGACCGAGAAGATCGCCCGTCGCGGCTATCACATTTATCGCGAGTACAGCATCGACCCGCTCGAACGGCATTATGTCGACGAGGTCATGACTCGCACCGTCGAAACAATCGATGCAGAGACGACGGTCGCTGATGTGCTGCGCGATTATTTCGGATCGCGTCAGAAGTATCGCGCTTATCCCGTCGTGACCTCCGGGGTCCTCGTGGGCATGGCCGACCGGACCCTACTCGACCGGATTCCCGCCGGAAAGACCGACTGCCCGCTTGGCTCGTTCTTCGCACGGGCTCGGCCCGAAATCGCGCTGCCGGGCGAAACCTGCAGAAACGTAGCGGCGCGTCTCGCAATAACAGGACTCGACCGCGTTCCCGTGGTCGAAGACGAGAAGACGTTTCGGCTGCTTGGCATCGTATCCCGGCACGACCTGGTCAAGCCGTCATTGTCGGTGTTCACGGAGGAGCGTGAACTCGAACAGTTCCGCCGTGTGTGGGTTCCGAGGAGTACCCGCTTTGCACCGACCAACAGGCGCCAAGACGCGCCGAACGAGCACGTCGATGTGGGTCACTGA
- a CDS encoding glycoside hydrolase family 15 protein: MASSRKLKAVTLINGALYVPMLGIVLFFPRHTDDGLGEGEGAFLACSFWLADNLFLQGRRDEARTLFERLLGLRNDVGLLSEEYDVHSRRLVGNFPQAFSHIALVNTGLTLTRGHARAGASGNNIHANGND, encoded by the coding sequence ATGGCATCATCCCGCAAGCTTAAGGCCGTGACCCTCATAAACGGAGCGCTATACGTTCCGATGCTGGGCATCGTCCTCTTTTTTCCGCGGCACACGGATGACGGGCTTGGCGAAGGCGAGGGCGCATTTCTCGCCTGCAGCTTCTGGCTCGCCGACAACCTGTTCCTGCAAGGCAGGCGCGATGAGGCCAGGACGCTCTTTGAGCGGCTGCTCGGCCTGAGAAACGACGTCGGCCTGCTATCCGAAGAATATGATGTGCATTCGCGTCGACTCGTCGGAAACTTCCCGCAGGCGTTTTCCCACATTGCACTGGTGAATACCGGCCTGACGCTCACACGCGGCCACGCCCGGGCAGGCGCGAGCGGCAACAACATTCACGCAAACGGCAATGACTAG
- a CDS encoding DUF1840 domain-containing protein gives MLITFQSRASPDVIMLRDLAQYLLGLIGKRLDDRGVIMHDELPGAIGRLEAAISADAKAEETLEPLHCSADNHQESRNRLSQRAWPFLDMLREARKSDADIIWGL, from the coding sequence ATGCTGATTACATTTCAATCGAGGGCGTCGCCTGATGTGATTATGCTTCGGGATCTTGCCCAATATTTGCTGGGTTTGATCGGAAAGCGGCTCGACGACCGCGGCGTCATAATGCACGATGAACTGCCGGGTGCAATCGGACGGCTGGAAGCTGCGATCTCCGCCGACGCGAAAGCCGAAGAGACGCTGGAACCGTTGCACTGTTCGGCCGACAACCATCAGGAATCGCGTAACCGCCTTTCGCAACGTGCCTGGCCATTTCTGGACATGTTGCGCGAAGCGCGCAAGAGCGATGCGGATATTATCTGGGGCCTTTAG
- a CDS encoding DUF2934 domain-containing protein yields MSEITLEEKIRVRAFELWQQDGSLEGCADEYWHMARAQVEKEMAVPGAAQTGDPEVPATC; encoded by the coding sequence ATGAGCGAAATCACTTTGGAAGAAAAGATCCGTGTGCGCGCATTCGAGCTGTGGCAACAGGACGGTAGCCTCGAAGGTTGCGCAGACGAGTACTGGCACATGGCCCGCGCGCAGGTCGAAAAGGAGATGGCCGTCCCTGGCGCGGCCCAGACTGGTGATCCGGAAGTTCCTGCGACGTGCTGA
- a CDS encoding RES family NAD+ phosphorylase has protein sequence MIWIPAPRDSEEFVLEEITREDVSEWYHVYSVDPHPNTASSFAMGWGDTRFAPLKQPDATPVHTYYAASTFNCAIMESVFHDVPLNPAGSFDLDRLDSYQIARIAFDDPIQCVSFHSPYLPALGLERHRLIESLPAFYPQTRQWAQAAFDQRPDAQGIAYGSRRHDAGRCIMLFGQRIPGYPDKLFNVIEHVSLAELPARSKVVKLAASLKIGMV, from the coding sequence GTGATCTGGATCCCCGCTCCGCGCGATAGTGAAGAGTTCGTACTGGAGGAAATAACCCGAGAAGACGTGTCAGAGTGGTATCACGTCTATTCAGTGGATCCTCATCCCAACACGGCGTCCAGTTTTGCCATGGGCTGGGGCGACACCCGGTTCGCACCGCTCAAACAACCGGACGCAACGCCCGTCCACACTTACTACGCAGCCAGCACGTTTAACTGCGCAATCATGGAGTCAGTTTTTCACGACGTCCCCCTTAACCCGGCAGGCAGCTTCGATCTCGACAGGCTGGACAGCTATCAGATTGCTCGCATCGCATTCGATGATCCGATCCAGTGTGTGAGCTTTCATAGTCCGTATCTACCTGCACTGGGACTGGAGCGACATCGGTTGATCGAAAGTCTGCCAGCCTTTTACCCGCAGACCCGACAGTGGGCACAGGCAGCATTTGACCAAAGACCCGACGCTCAAGGAATCGCTTACGGTTCCCGTCGTCATGACGCTGGTCGTTGCATCATGCTCTTTGGCCAGCGCATACCCGGCTATCCGGACAAACTATTCAATGTCATCGAACACGTCTCGCTCGCTGAACTTCCTGCACGCAGCAAGGTAGTCAAACTCGCTGCAAGTTTGAAGATTGGAATGGTCTGA
- a CDS encoding citryl-CoA lyase: MIASQIGHSTVDSIVIRGKDLATEILGKHDFVDMILLTSIGRVPTPQEKVMINLVLVMASGHGITPSVLASRLTWLGAPEALQGALAAGLLGGGSVYLGPTQNIAQSLIDIASTLSASPDDDDIKAAARTYLDTAKQNKRPVLGIGSGYEGGDPRVPVLRDIARANGYYRLHWRIMDALATELSAIKGKPFQLNGAGALGAIIADMGFDPLFGRGLMLTGRCASLLAQILEEKDQPIAKSVWDLVLEQEKAANQ, translated from the coding sequence ATGATAGCCAGCCAGATCGGACATAGCACGGTCGACTCGATCGTGATTCGCGGCAAGGACCTCGCAACGGAAATTCTCGGGAAACACGATTTCGTCGACATGATCCTTCTCACCAGCATTGGCCGCGTGCCAACGCCGCAGGAAAAGGTCATGATCAACCTTGTTTTGGTGATGGCGAGCGGTCACGGCATTACCCCCAGCGTGCTTGCTTCAAGATTGACGTGGCTCGGTGCGCCAGAAGCACTCCAGGGTGCATTGGCTGCCGGGCTCCTCGGCGGCGGAAGCGTCTATCTGGGACCGACCCAGAATATCGCGCAGTCGCTGATCGATATCGCGTCGACTCTTTCCGCCTCGCCTGACGATGACGACATCAAGGCAGCAGCGCGAACCTATCTGGACACGGCAAAGCAGAACAAGCGCCCCGTGCTCGGCATCGGCAGCGGATATGAAGGAGGCGACCCGCGTGTGCCGGTGTTGCGCGATATCGCTCGCGCGAACGGATATTACCGGCTGCACTGGCGAATCATGGACGCCCTCGCCACCGAACTCTCGGCGATCAAAGGCAAGCCGTTCCAACTGAATGGCGCTGGTGCGCTTGGCGCAATCATCGCCGACATGGGCTTCGATCCGCTCTTCGGCCGGGGCCTGATGCTGACTGGACGTTGCGCCAGCCTCCTCGCACAGATCCTCGAAGAAAAAGATCAGCCGATCGCAAAGTCCGTGTGGGATCTCGTACTCGAGCAGGAAAAGGCCGCGAACCAGTAG
- a CDS encoding aldo/keto reductase, whose protein sequence is MEYRKIGGSDLTVSALSLGTATFGGGSEFYKAWGATDVAEARRLVDVALDAGVTLFDTADVYSRGLSEEILGQTIQGRRDRMIIATKAGFRMGDADDDIGATRKHLIKACDASLKRLGIETIDLWQLHGFDMLTPLEETLSTLDELVRAGKIRHVGCSNYSGWQLMKSLALAGEHDWPRHIAHQVYYSLVARDFEWELMPLAVDQHVSTIVWSPLSAGLLSGKIARNRPAPEGSRVASLGSRTAIPEEQFYDLIDLLEAIAAAHERPVSQIALNWLLQRPSIASVVVGARNETQLVQNLSASDFQLTSEEMTRLDEASHQHAPYPYWHQRSVYKERNPRLV, encoded by the coding sequence ATGGAATATCGAAAGATTGGTGGCTCCGACCTCACGGTCTCCGCGCTGAGTCTTGGCACGGCGACCTTTGGCGGCGGAAGCGAATTCTATAAAGCATGGGGCGCAACCGATGTCGCCGAAGCACGCCGGCTTGTCGACGTTGCGCTCGATGCTGGCGTAACGCTGTTTGATACGGCGGACGTCTACTCGCGCGGTCTGTCCGAGGAAATCCTCGGGCAAACCATCCAGGGGCGACGCGACCGGATGATCATTGCCACCAAGGCTGGCTTTCGCATGGGTGACGCTGACGACGACATCGGCGCGACCCGCAAGCATCTGATAAAGGCCTGCGACGCCAGCCTTAAGCGGCTCGGCATCGAAACCATCGACCTGTGGCAACTGCACGGCTTTGACATGCTGACGCCGCTGGAAGAAACGCTGTCAACGCTCGATGAACTTGTGAGGGCGGGAAAGATTCGCCATGTCGGCTGCTCGAATTACTCGGGCTGGCAGCTCATGAAATCGCTCGCCCTCGCTGGCGAGCATGATTGGCCGCGCCATATTGCTCACCAGGTCTACTACTCCCTCGTGGCGAGAGACTTCGAATGGGAACTCATGCCACTCGCGGTCGATCAGCATGTCAGCACCATTGTGTGGAGCCCACTTTCTGCGGGCCTCCTCTCGGGCAAGATCGCGCGCAACCGACCGGCTCCCGAAGGTAGCCGGGTCGCGAGCCTGGGGTCTCGCACCGCGATTCCGGAAGAGCAGTTCTATGACCTCATCGACCTGTTGGAAGCCATCGCGGCTGCGCACGAACGCCCGGTCTCACAAATCGCGCTCAATTGGCTCCTGCAACGGCCTAGCATCGCGAGCGTTGTTGTCGGCGCCAGAAACGAGACGCAGCTTGTGCAGAACCTTTCCGCGTCCGATTTCCAGCTCACGTCCGAAGAGATGACACGTCTTGATGAGGCGAGCCATCAACACGCGCCCTACCCGTACTGGCATCAGCGCTCTGTCTACAAGGAACGAAACCCGCGTCTAGTTTGA
- the aldA gene encoding aldehyde dehydrogenase, producing MPQSGQHSIPTIENFINGRFSPAINHFDVSNPATHEMISRAPASEAGDVDRAIEAASAASGAWALRPAVDRAGFLRNIAQGIRRNNQHLATVISREQGKTLPLAEVEVNFTADYLDYMAEWARRIEGEVITSDRPNETILMLRKPVGVVAGILPWNFPFFLIARKMAPALVTGNTIVIKPSEETPNNCHEFARIAAESGLPDGVFNVVYGSGDIGARLAAHPDVDLISFTGSVRTGSAIMKAAAQNLTKVNLELGGKAPAIVLADADLDLAVKAIRDSRVINTGQVCNCAERVYVASAVADEFVAKIASSMKTVRYGDPLAGREIDMGPLVNRAGLDKVAAMVERAVADGATVVTGGERAASEAGFHYQPTVLANCKGEMEIMRDEIFGPVLPVQVVKDLDEAIALANASEYGLTSSVYTRSFSSAMQAVRELDFGETYVNRENFEAMQGFHAGVRKSGIGGADGKHGLYEYTHTHVVYMQG from the coding sequence ATGCCCCAGTCTGGACAACACTCGATTCCGACTATCGAAAACTTCATCAACGGGCGTTTCTCCCCGGCGATCAATCATTTCGACGTTTCCAACCCTGCTACACACGAAATGATCTCTCGCGCACCGGCAAGTGAGGCCGGCGACGTTGATCGCGCAATCGAAGCAGCTTCCGCCGCGAGCGGAGCGTGGGCGCTGCGCCCCGCCGTTGACCGCGCCGGCTTCCTTCGCAACATTGCGCAGGGCATCCGTCGCAACAATCAGCATCTCGCCACAGTCATCTCCCGCGAGCAGGGGAAAACTCTCCCCTTGGCCGAAGTCGAGGTGAACTTCACCGCGGACTATCTCGATTACATGGCGGAATGGGCACGCCGCATTGAAGGTGAGGTGATCACCAGCGACAGGCCGAACGAAACTATCCTGATGTTGCGAAAGCCCGTCGGGGTGGTAGCGGGGATTCTGCCATGGAACTTTCCGTTCTTCCTCATCGCGCGAAAGATGGCGCCTGCCCTCGTGACCGGAAACACGATTGTCATCAAACCAAGTGAAGAGACACCGAACAACTGCCACGAGTTCGCTCGAATCGCAGCCGAGTCCGGACTACCTGACGGCGTTTTCAACGTGGTCTACGGCAGCGGCGATATTGGCGCGCGACTCGCAGCCCATCCGGATGTCGATCTCATCAGCTTTACGGGTAGCGTTCGAACCGGCAGCGCCATCATGAAAGCCGCGGCTCAAAATCTCACCAAGGTCAATCTTGAACTCGGTGGCAAAGCGCCCGCCATTGTCCTCGCCGATGCTGATCTAGACCTCGCGGTGAAAGCCATTCGCGATTCACGCGTGATCAACACGGGACAGGTCTGCAACTGCGCGGAACGCGTGTACGTCGCAAGTGCAGTCGCCGATGAGTTCGTCGCAAAGATTGCCTCGTCGATGAAGACTGTTCGTTATGGCGATCCGCTCGCAGGACGCGAAATCGACATGGGACCGCTGGTCAACCGTGCGGGGCTCGACAAGGTTGCGGCGATGGTCGAACGGGCAGTGGCAGATGGCGCAACCGTGGTCACGGGCGGTGAGCGGGCGGCAAGCGAAGCCGGTTTTCACTATCAACCGACCGTACTCGCCAATTGCAAAGGCGAGATGGAAATCATGCGGGATGAAATCTTCGGCCCTGTCCTTCCCGTGCAGGTCGTGAAGGATCTGGACGAAGCCATCGCACTGGCGAATGCCAGCGAATACGGACTCACCTCGTCGGTCTATACACGCAGCTTCTCAAGCGCAATGCAGGCCGTTCGTGAACTCGATTTTGGCGAGACCTATGTGAACCGGGAGAATTTCGAGGCGATGCAGGGGTTTCATGCCGGCGTCCGTAAATCAGGAATCGGCGGCGCAGACGGCAAGCACGGGCTCTACGAGTACACCCACACCCACGTCGTCTATATGCAAGGTTAG
- a CDS encoding MFS transporter yields MSRPIHDSITHVNEPDDARLFRRIGWHILPIVWLCFVLNYLDKTNIAFAQLQMKDELGFSDAVFGLGASALFAGLIAFEVPSNVILANVGIRKTLLRIMSLWGACTVAMALVKSPTHFYILRFMVGAFEAGFAPGVLYYLSLWYPDKRRAQAAAIFYTATSVARIISGPVAATLMTKLNGTLGLQGWQWLFVGEGLPCILFGLITYGILSDTPAQAKWLAAEDRERLQNHLRRDGEIESHFVWKRLSELLLDPRMWACGAIGFLVLIATLGLTYWQPALLKGMGLSIAQTGWYSTIPALCGVVASVLIARHSDATGERCWHFVCTALLGAVGLFLATRFSHNVFAALACLTCTWIGIASAYALTWAMPGRILVGRHAATGLALITVMQGVAGIVGPYAIAALKTATGNFNASLYLMGGSCVAAAVVCIGFYRATSSDVRSTAASVGPDRVGISQGHQSKS; encoded by the coding sequence ATGAGCCGGCCCATCCATGACTCGATCACGCACGTAAACGAGCCTGACGACGCGCGCCTGTTCCGGCGCATCGGTTGGCACATTCTGCCAATTGTCTGGCTTTGCTTTGTATTGAACTACCTTGACAAGACGAATATCGCTTTTGCACAGTTGCAGATGAAGGATGAACTCGGCTTTTCTGACGCCGTGTTCGGCCTCGGCGCAAGCGCACTATTCGCCGGCCTGATTGCGTTTGAAGTCCCGAGTAACGTCATTCTCGCGAATGTCGGTATTCGCAAGACGCTGCTGCGAATCATGTCGCTGTGGGGCGCATGCACGGTTGCGATGGCCCTCGTCAAGTCGCCGACGCACTTCTATATCTTGCGGTTTATGGTCGGGGCGTTCGAAGCCGGCTTCGCGCCCGGTGTCTTGTACTACCTAAGCCTCTGGTATCCCGACAAACGCCGTGCGCAAGCAGCCGCGATTTTCTACACAGCCACTAGCGTCGCCCGCATCATCTCAGGCCCGGTTGCGGCAACGTTAATGACAAAGCTCAACGGTACACTCGGCTTGCAAGGTTGGCAGTGGCTGTTCGTCGGTGAAGGTCTACCGTGCATCCTGTTTGGGCTGATCACCTATGGCATCCTGTCAGATACGCCGGCACAGGCAAAATGGCTTGCAGCGGAGGATCGTGAGCGCTTGCAGAATCATTTGCGTCGCGATGGAGAGATCGAAAGCCATTTTGTGTGGAAACGGCTATCAGAACTCCTGCTCGATCCTCGCATGTGGGCTTGCGGCGCGATCGGTTTTCTGGTTCTGATCGCAACGCTCGGGCTGACGTATTGGCAACCTGCCCTGCTCAAAGGCATGGGCCTTAGCATTGCTCAAACCGGCTGGTACTCGACCATACCTGCATTGTGTGGCGTCGTGGCTTCAGTACTCATCGCACGGCATTCGGATGCCACAGGTGAACGATGCTGGCACTTCGTCTGCACAGCCCTGCTCGGTGCGGTGGGCCTATTCCTGGCGACGCGCTTCTCGCACAACGTCTTTGCTGCGCTGGCTTGTCTCACCTGCACCTGGATCGGTATCGCAAGCGCCTACGCTCTAACGTGGGCAATGCCCGGCCGTATTCTGGTTGGCCGCCACGCTGCCACAGGGCTGGCGCTGATAACCGTCATGCAGGGCGTTGCCGGCATAGTTGGACCATACGCAATAGCGGCACTCAAGACAGCAACTGGCAACTTCAATGCCAGCCTGTATCTGATGGGCGGGTCGTGTGTTGCAGCAGCCGTGGTGTGTATTGGCTTCTACCGAGCTACGTCTTCCGATGTGCGCTCCACCGCGGCATCCGTCGGCCCAGATCGTGTAGGAATCTCTCAGGGACATCAGTCAAAATCGTAG
- a CDS encoding porin has protein sequence MSHLALGAICTFASFNLYAQSSVTLYGLVDAGLNYLSNAQTGRSDGKLIGHSQYSFQDGVTGGQNGSRWGLLGTEDLGGGMSAIFRLESGFSIGTGALGQGGAGVGRQAYVGLKSPAGTVTLGRQYDPVATTVGPFAAAAQWGGYMASHAVDVDNFLNTRRINNSVKYQSPDFKGLSFSGMYSFGGVPGSVGSKQLWSAGVGYANGAFSAGAAYLNARNPNLSFYGTNPNAGTTPATNNIGSVGSTTSAQSNPIYAGYASANTVQIIGAGAAYQIGAATLGATYSNVQFKGLGNTASSGPNPFGYSGNATFNVAEANLKYQITPSLLAGVAYSYTHNSGSDGKASASYHQGALGLDYFLSKRTDVYTIVVYQHASGTDSFNQPAVAQITGQTASATDSQTAVRVGIRHRF, from the coding sequence ATGTCGCATCTCGCACTGGGCGCTATTTGCACGTTTGCGAGCTTCAATCTCTATGCACAGTCCAGTGTTACGCTTTACGGTCTGGTGGATGCCGGCCTCAATTATCTAAGCAACGCTCAAACCGGCCGTAGCGACGGCAAGCTGATAGGTCACAGTCAGTACTCGTTTCAGGACGGCGTCACTGGTGGTCAGAATGGTAGTCGGTGGGGTCTGCTTGGCACTGAGGATCTTGGTGGCGGAATGAGCGCGATATTCCGGCTCGAGAGTGGGTTCTCGATCGGCACGGGTGCGCTCGGACAGGGGGGCGCTGGAGTGGGCCGCCAAGCCTACGTTGGCCTCAAGTCTCCAGCCGGAACGGTCACCCTCGGCCGACAGTACGACCCAGTGGCCACCACAGTAGGCCCGTTCGCCGCGGCGGCGCAATGGGGCGGATACATGGCGTCGCATGCGGTCGACGTGGACAACTTCCTGAACACGCGGCGGATCAACAACTCGGTTAAGTACCAGAGCCCCGACTTCAAAGGACTGTCGTTCAGCGGCATGTACAGCTTTGGTGGCGTGCCAGGCAGCGTCGGGAGCAAGCAGCTTTGGTCTGCCGGAGTAGGTTACGCAAATGGTGCATTTTCAGCGGGGGCTGCATACCTGAATGCACGGAATCCGAATCTGTCTTTCTATGGAACAAACCCGAACGCCGGAACGACGCCCGCGACGAATAACATCGGTTCGGTCGGTAGCACGACCAGCGCGCAGTCGAATCCGATTTACGCCGGGTATGCGTCGGCGAATACGGTGCAGATCATCGGCGCTGGCGCCGCCTATCAGATCGGCGCCGCAACATTGGGAGCGACCTACTCGAATGTGCAGTTCAAAGGGCTGGGGAATACGGCTTCGTCCGGCCCAAATCCCTTTGGGTACAGTGGGAATGCGACATTCAACGTTGCAGAGGCTAATCTCAAATACCAGATCACGCCTTCCCTGCTAGCCGGTGTCGCCTATAGCTATACCCACAATTCCGGGTCGGACGGCAAGGCTAGTGCCTCGTATCACCAGGGAGCGCTTGGCCTGGATTACTTCCTTTCAAAGCGCACTGACGTCTATACGATTGTCGTGTATCAGCACGCGTCTGGAACGGATTCGTTCAATCAGCCGGCAGTTGCGCAGATTACCGGCCAGACCGCGTCAGCAACTGACAGCCAGACTGCGGTTCGGGTCGGAATTCGACATCGGTTTTGA
- a CDS encoding DUF2127 domain-containing protein — MGFLTQNKLHLFFALSLWFKAILAIPEVVAGIAAFVVSHRTLLTCLLWITTNGFGEDPRDFLAALFLRALQHVSVGEQRFVAVYLLGHGAIKLWLIAGLLREKLWYFPVSLSVFSLLIAYQLYRYTSTHTIWLLLITGLDLVVIALTWHEYRELRANKEARAMGS; from the coding sequence ATGGGATTTCTCACCCAAAACAAGCTGCACCTGTTCTTCGCACTGAGCCTTTGGTTCAAGGCAATTCTTGCGATTCCGGAAGTGGTTGCTGGCATCGCCGCGTTCGTCGTTTCTCATCGAACTCTTCTGACGTGTTTGCTCTGGATCACAACAAACGGGTTCGGCGAAGACCCGCGTGATTTCCTCGCCGCCCTTTTTCTTCGTGCTCTGCAACATGTTTCTGTCGGCGAGCAGAGATTCGTGGCCGTGTACCTGCTCGGCCACGGAGCAATAAAACTGTGGCTGATTGCCGGTTTGCTACGCGAGAAACTCTGGTACTTTCCGGTATCGCTATCCGTCTTCAGCCTGTTGATTGCCTATCAGCTTTACCGATATACATCCACTCACACGATATGGCTTCTGCTAATAACCGGACTGGATCTTGTCGTCATCGCCCTGACGTGGCACGAGTATCGGGAACTCCGCGCGAACAAGGAAGCGCGTGCTATGGGCTCCTGA